The nucleotide sequence TGCATAGCAAATCCTGCTCTTGTCAATAAACTTCCAATATCTCTTATTTCTGTAAATGGTGAAATATGTGGTGAGATTCCTCCATCCCTTTCTAATTCTGCCAATTGTAATGAACCACTAAAAAATATCAGtcgagaaaatttttaaattttgtcagatcaaagtatattatttttgcacttttactGACCGTAATTCATAGAGGGTATCACCACCAAATACTGCAGCCATAAATACACCATCTTTTTTCAGACTATTCATTATACGTTGAAAACATCCAGGTAAATCATTCACCCAATGCAAACTTAAACAACTGATAACAAAGTCTAAACTATTTGGTTCCATTGAAAACTCTTCTTCATCGAGAACTTTTTTTACAACTTTGATACCTTCAGTAGTTTGTGCTTGCTCTAACCAACTTGGACTCAAATCAGCCAAAATAAGCTCGTCAACAGAGtcatttaaaatatactttgaAATATGACCTCGACCACATCCTAGATCTAGAGCTTTATTAAATTTCCTTTTGATATCAAATACTCTATCTGAGAGTCTATATCCAATCTCATCTTTAAGATAGTCATAAACATTTACATCCTCTGCTTTAGCAGCACGTTCTCTTTGCAGAAGTTTGGCATTACGATCAAAAACATACATTACGCTGTTAGGGGGTAATGCTAATACTGAACTTGATGTTGAAATTTGTCCTTTTGTAGACTTACATACTAACATCTTTTTTGAACAAGCTAGAAGCtctaaaaaatacatttaaaGGTTAATTTTTCGTAAATATTGTTGTGTTTTATAAACTTACGTTGCTGCAAACATTGGTGAATTTTCAATATCATGATCACAATATCAATCAGTCTTATGTTtcatatatttatgaaattttaattcgtATTTTCCTTCAAaatcactaatatttttgaataatacgatatGAATGTTGATTTGAGCAATAGTGTATCtgctatatatctatatagcgTGTCTGTGTGCCGAGGTTGCCGGCTTATTCGTCTTTGGTCACGTGGTCACAACAATTGAACCAATCAGCTGACTGTGCTATTGCTCTGTCACGTACCGAACACACttctataagtatatatagaaCCGCCGCTTGTTATAGTGCTATACCGCGAACCGTTTTTTAAGGTTATCTTGTTTATGTTCTTTAATGTGCGTGGTATTAGCGTGAGGATTCAGTAaggataaattaatttatccaAACAAAGTAAGATGCAGGAAAACTCGGAAAGAGTCTGTCTACCAATGGAGAAAATGGAACTTGATCGAACTAACAATGGTAAGAATAGCAGTTTAAGTTATAAGTGCTTGtactaatattaaaatatttaattattactcTACTTCGAATAATTGcaaatttaaatgaaatatgaaaaattaaatgaaaactCTGATGATTGTAAATATCAAGTTCCAGACGACAAAGCTACTGTGACTAGTAATGctagtttaaataattcatCGAAAGACACATTTAAGAAACCTGTATTACTTATTGGGCCACGTAAAGGTCATCCTACAAAAGTGAGAACACTTACACAAGAAGATGCTGTGACTGATAAAGACAAACATCCTGAAGAACAATCAGTTAACATAAAAAGTGAAGTTTTGCCTGTGATacataaaccaaataagcctGATATAATAGTAGAATCTCCAAAAGAGAAGACAACCGTACCTTATGTTGAGCCAACATGGAGTGGCCCACCAGAAAATGGTTACGAACTAGAGGTCTTAAAATCAGGTCTTATTTTAGAAGTAATCGATTtaacagataaaaattatcatgttGTTGGACGTTTACCCAATTGTGATATGTCTATGGCTCATCCGACAATATCTCGATACCATGCTGTTTTTCAATACAGAGCCAATGGGGatgaaaaaaatggaaaaggCATGTATGTTTACGATTTGGGAAGTACACATGGAACATTTTGGAATGGAAATCGTATAAGACCTAAGGTCTATGTACGTGTTCAAGGTGGTCATATGATCAGATTTGGTTGCAGTCAAcgaaaatttattgttaaggcCCCACCATGTGATCAAGAAGAAGAATCTGACCTTTCTGTAACTGAGTTGAAGGAAATGAGAAAACGTGAATTAAATGAACGAGAGGAAGCAGAAAAATTAAGATTACTgcaagaggaagaagaagaaagattaagaaaagagaaagaagagaatgAAGGCATTGATTGGGGAATGGGAGAGGATGCTGATGAAGAGACTGATTTGACAGAAAATCCATATGCCCAAACTAACAATGAAGAGCTATTTTTAGATGATCCTAAGAAAACCTTACGTGGGTGGTTTGAAAGAGAAGGATATGATTTGCAATATCAGACAGAAGATAAAGGCATCGGAAAATTTTTGTGTTGGGTGGAGTAAGTAGTCCATAATTTCAAATTTGGCTGTTATTTTGAGCACTtctgttttatttatacaatgcattttttaattcacaacaaaaatatacatatttgaaatatatttaGGATTAAAATATTGATGAATTGTTCATTTTTTTAGCTTACCCATAGATAATACAGCAGGGAGAACAGTTCGAGCTGAAGCACTTGTAGC is from Nasonia vitripennis strain AsymCx chromosome 1, Nvit_psr_1.1, whole genome shotgun sequence and encodes:
- the LOC100116827 gene encoding kanadaptin isoform X2, with protein sequence MQENSERVCLPMEKMELDRTNNDDKATVTSNASLNNSSKDTFKKPVLLIGPRKGHPTKVRTLTQEDAVTDKDKHPEEQSVNIKSEVLPVIHKPNKPDIIVESPKEKTTVPYVEPTWSGPPENGYELEVLKSGLILEVIDLTDKNYHVVGRLPNCDMSMAHPTISRYHAVFQYRANGDEKNGKGMYVYDLGSTHGTFWNGNRIRPKVYVRVQGGHMIRFGCSQRKFIVKAPPCDQEEESDLSVTELKEMRKRELNEREEAEKLRLLQEEEEERLRKEKEENEGIDWGMGEDADEETDLTENPYAQTNNEELFLDDPKKTLRGWFEREGYDLQYQTEDKGIGKFLCWVDLPIDNTAGRTVRAEALVAGKKKEAVIQCALEACRVLDRYGLLRQANHEARKRKTRNWEEEDYYDSDEDNFLDRTGTVEKKREQRMRMAGKLDTKAETYDSLLEKHSKVAEKITTIEHTIALHKSKQDELNDSNEDALDAFMSTLDSAALDKTEIRKMKIELLNLRKEEMQLLKLINIAKPANLPPLKPHVPTIAKKSKQDYKDLKSVIGCKKSIKISKKKCEALSKSAEEDENIEQSENDEVNDRLQDIKENDETKTDAKNIEENESLKSKTTITEHISKSDSEAEEEVEKDNLKRKKRNQKRNQQRMEKATKKLQKGYDEDEFREDYSTWVPPENQSGDGKTSLNEKFGY
- the LOC100116856 gene encoding arginine-hydroxylase NDUFAF5, mitochondrial is translated as MILKIHQCLQQQLLACSKKMLVCKSTKGQISTSSSVLALPPNSVMYVFDRNAKLLQRERAAKAEDVNVYDYLKDEIGYRLSDRVFDIKRKFNKALDLGCGRGHISKYILNDSVDELILADLSPSWLEQAQTTEGIKVVKKVLDEEEFSMEPNSLDFVISCLSLHWVNDLPGCFQRIMNSLKKDGVFMAAVFGGDTLYELRGSLQLAELERDGGISPHISPFTEIRDIGSLLTRAGFAMQTIDTDEIVIGYPSMFELMWDLKGMGESNAARNRSLHLKRDTLLAASAIYDQLYGKIKEEDGSRYIPATFQIIYMVGWKPDASQPKPIERGSGEISLKDIYRIDEIVKQKTKVKLTDEDK
- the LOC100116827 gene encoding kanadaptin isoform X1, with product MQENSERVCLPMEKMELDRTNNVPDDKATVTSNASLNNSSKDTFKKPVLLIGPRKGHPTKVRTLTQEDAVTDKDKHPEEQSVNIKSEVLPVIHKPNKPDIIVESPKEKTTVPYVEPTWSGPPENGYELEVLKSGLILEVIDLTDKNYHVVGRLPNCDMSMAHPTISRYHAVFQYRANGDEKNGKGMYVYDLGSTHGTFWNGNRIRPKVYVRVQGGHMIRFGCSQRKFIVKAPPCDQEEESDLSVTELKEMRKRELNEREEAEKLRLLQEEEEERLRKEKEENEGIDWGMGEDADEETDLTENPYAQTNNEELFLDDPKKTLRGWFEREGYDLQYQTEDKGIGKFLCWVDLPIDNTAGRTVRAEALVAGKKKEAVIQCALEACRVLDRYGLLRQANHEARKRKTRNWEEEDYYDSDEDNFLDRTGTVEKKREQRMRMAGKLDTKAETYDSLLEKHSKVAEKITTIEHTIALHKSKQDELNDSNEDALDAFMSTLDSAALDKTEIRKMKIELLNLRKEEMQLLKLINIAKPANLPPLKPHVPTIAKKSKQDYKDLKSVIGCKKSIKISKKKCEALSKSAEEDENIEQSENDEVNDRLQDIKENDETKTDAKNIEENESLKSKTTITEHISKSDSEAEEEVEKDNLKRKKRNQKRNQQRMEKATKKLQKGYDEDEFREDYSTWVPPENQSGDGKTSLNEKFGY